In Pleuronectes platessa chromosome 5, fPlePla1.1, whole genome shotgun sequence, a single genomic region encodes these proteins:
- the lekr1 gene encoding protein LEKR1, with amino-acid sequence MQQRRRSEEQLSQQQDSEKEHRGKILRLKDELEAKHERWLSCQQRSDTIQEQLSSWQQRQEETKRKYRAAEEEVARLREALEKVQQETRALRKERDILIDSHGRTLEKMEDDCRQQLASKLATTLEEQRTQSALQLREQMEELHREVELELTIDREKNRLLLLRHQRDSAQLQQKLKQREQELGGLKEELLRERRSREEERRTQVEQRRRREEETHQQLQLSQQQEVLQLSELKLTNERNAELLEEVALLQETVRRECQEREELTAALSTAQVELLGLRSPSSHQASTRSPPNPTERHTPPGNKHFQLQSQGRAPLSRSSTSPNTLRPSPARTDKGRGGTDGEEAGKSVESWNGGGLSGEEKQREGTLPRLKASSTVREGQSKVPSLMWRKERQ; translated from the exons GCAGCAGAGGAGGCGGAGTGAGGAACAGCTGTCCCAACAGCAAGACTCTGAGAAGGAGCACAGAGGAAAAATACTCAG GTTAAAAGATGAGTTGGAGGCGAAACACGAGCGGTGGTTATCATGCCAACAAAGGAGCGACACCATACAGGAGCAGCTGTCATCGTGGcaacagagacaggaagaaaCAAAACGGAAGTACCgcgcagcagaagaagaagtggcACGACTGAGGGAAGCCCTGGAGAAAGTCCAGCAGGAAACGAGAGCGCTGAGGAAAGAAAG AGACATATTGATAGACTCCCATGGCAGAACCCtggaaaagatggaggacgACTGCAGGCAGCAACTGGCTTCAAAG CTGGCTACTACCCTGGAAGAGCAGAGGACCCAGAGTGCGTTGCAGCTGAGGGAGCAGATGGAGGAGCTTCACagggaggtggagctggagctgaccATCGACAGGGAGAAGAACCGACTGCTGCTTCTACGTCACCAACGAGACAGCGCGCAGCTTCAGCAGAAG ttgaagcagagagagcaggagctggGAGGACTAAAAGAGGAGTTGCTgcgggagaggaggagcagggaggaggagaggaggacacaagtggagcagaggaggaggagagaggaggagacacatcAGCAGCTACAGCTCTCCCAACAGCAGGAGGTGCTACAGCTGAGCGAACTTAAGCTGACAAATGAGAGGAATGCTGAACTACtagaagag GTGGCGTTACtccaggagacagtgaggagagagtgtcaggagagggaggagctgacCGCGGCTCTGTCTACAGCTCAGGTGGAGCTCCTTGGTCTGCGCTCCCCTTCGTCTCATCAGGCCTCCACCAGGTCTCCTCCAAACCCCACAGAGAGACATACACCCCCGGGAAACAAGCATTTCCAACTCCAGAGTCAAGGCCGGGCTCCTCTTTCCCGCTCTTCGACCTCCCCAAACACCCTACGACCCTCCCCTGCCCGCACAGACAAAGGCAGGGGCGGCACAGATGGAGAAGAAGCAGGGAAGAGTGTGGAGTCCTGGAATGGTGGTGGGTTGTCAGGGGAAGAGAAACAGCGAGAGGGGACCTTACCCAGACTGAAAGCAAGCAGCACAGTGAGAGAAGGCCAGAGTAAGGTCCCTTCACTGATGTGGAGGAAGGAGAGACAGTAA